Proteins from one Pseudomonas grandcourensis genomic window:
- a CDS encoding histidine phosphatase family protein, which produces MVNSVSRKPSSRLSRSVVAIGALTVAVLATGFFLWPKSPTNLAEEDAQARARLLQHWSAGEIAVLVRHTERCDRSSNPCLGPADGITRVGSEAAAGVGQGLARLGLAQTDILTSPVTRTVQTAHYMFNSDPRTQEWLATCGTTLRNDVVAHKVAHRNLVLVTHSGCIADFEKQTGLRHSAKDAEYGSALFVHIDGNGQLQVLGIVNAEDWNTLLQK; this is translated from the coding sequence TTGGTCAACTCTGTCTCGCGTAAACCGTCTTCGCGCTTGTCCAGATCGGTCGTGGCCATTGGTGCACTGACCGTCGCCGTGCTGGCCACCGGATTTTTCCTGTGGCCCAAATCCCCGACCAACCTGGCCGAAGAGGACGCGCAAGCCCGGGCCCGATTGCTCCAGCACTGGAGCGCCGGCGAGATCGCGGTACTGGTTCGTCATACCGAGCGCTGCGACCGTTCCAGCAACCCATGCCTGGGCCCGGCTGACGGCATTACCCGTGTCGGCAGTGAAGCGGCGGCCGGTGTTGGCCAGGGCCTGGCGCGCCTGGGGCTGGCGCAGACCGATATCCTGACCAGCCCCGTTACACGCACGGTGCAGACGGCGCATTACATGTTCAACAGCGACCCGCGGACCCAGGAATGGCTGGCGACCTGCGGCACGACTCTGCGTAACGATGTCGTGGCACACAAGGTGGCCCATCGCAACCTGGTGCTGGTGACCCACAGCGGTTGCATCGCTGACTTTGAAAAGCAGACTGGCCTCAGGCATTCGGCGAAAGATGCCGAGTACGGCAGCGCGTTGTTTGTCCACATCGATGGCAATGGTCAACTGCAAGTACTTGGCATTGTGAATGCCGAAGACTGGAACACTCTTTTACAAAAATGA
- a CDS encoding PqiC family protein, with product MALPLKFTLVTAMLLLAACRSDPIQFHTLTPTQQGNHSRTTVGVIQIETISVPPQVDRAQIVIRQGNSGLAILETQWWGATLVDELRSALVDQLSNSPVQGRHSVRIDVQRFDSVPGQYALMDVEWRLRSAGTGDTPRMICRSTLQTPSGATIDDLVLAQQNNVKRLAALISQAAVRPQANCPAP from the coding sequence ATGGCTTTACCGCTGAAGTTCACCTTGGTCACCGCGATGTTGCTGCTCGCCGCCTGCCGCAGTGACCCGATTCAATTCCATACCCTGACCCCGACCCAGCAGGGCAATCACTCAAGGACCACCGTCGGGGTGATTCAGATCGAGACGATCAGCGTGCCGCCCCAGGTCGATCGTGCGCAGATCGTCATTCGCCAGGGCAACAGTGGCCTGGCGATCCTGGAAACCCAATGGTGGGGCGCCACCCTCGTGGACGAATTGCGCAGTGCTCTGGTTGATCAACTGAGCAACAGCCCTGTACAAGGCCGCCATTCGGTGCGGATCGATGTGCAGCGTTTTGACTCGGTCCCCGGCCAGTACGCCTTGATGGACGTGGAATGGCGCCTGCGCAGTGCCGGCACCGGCGACACGCCCCGGATGATTTGCCGCAGCACCTTGCAAACGCCCTCGGGCGCGACCATCGATGACCTGGTGCTTGCCCAGCAAAACAACGTCAAGCGCCTGGCCGCGCTGATCAGCCAGGCGGCCGTCAGACCACAGGCAAACTGCCCTGCGCCTTGA
- a CDS encoding MlaD family protein yields MKSQATDGPQAPGPAPIKTRRFSVSLVWIVPIVAVLVGISLVVHSILQQGPTIVITFKTGDGLTANKTEVKYRNVVIGHVSDVELANDQKSVNATIKLEKQAESFTREDSQFWVVRPRIGAGGVSGIDTLLSGDYIGADIGQANGRAKHFTGLENPPPITYGEPGKRFTLFTQDLGSLDIGSPVYYRKIPVGQVVAYALDPDGKGVNIELFIHAPNDKYVTENTRFWNASGIDVNVGANGFAVKTESLSSLLVGGIAFRAPDYSPNDKPAAAEYAYELFEDQQTALAPPNGKPQYLAMRFDQALRGLKVDAPVEFLGVEIGKVVAVNLDYDEKKRSFPINVGIVIYPQRLGQAHIKMLKALDHDPNNEAAGVRLIGSFIENGLRAQARTGNFLTGQLYIALDFYPKADKVAFDANARPVVIPTIPGSLEQLQEKLESMVDKINKLPIERIAGNLDGNLVELRKGMMQFNGKILPGVQTTLSDVSKTLETANSTLQSASSTLADDSPQREKLGQTLDELGRTSRSLRDLSDYLGRHPESLLRGRPNNAAPVDLQGPPRN; encoded by the coding sequence ATGAAGTCACAAGCCACTGACGGGCCGCAAGCCCCCGGGCCGGCGCCGATCAAGACCCGCCGCTTCAGCGTTTCGCTGGTCTGGATCGTCCCGATCGTCGCGGTGCTGGTGGGTATTTCGCTGGTGGTTCACAGCATTTTGCAGCAAGGCCCGACCATCGTTATCACGTTCAAGACCGGTGACGGCCTGACCGCGAACAAGACCGAGGTCAAATACCGCAACGTCGTGATTGGTCATGTCTCCGATGTGGAGCTGGCCAATGACCAGAAGAGTGTCAATGCCACCATCAAGCTGGAAAAGCAGGCCGAAAGCTTTACCCGCGAAGACTCGCAGTTCTGGGTCGTGCGGCCGCGCATAGGCGCGGGCGGCGTGTCCGGTATCGATACGTTGCTGTCGGGCGATTACATCGGTGCCGATATCGGCCAGGCCAACGGCCGGGCAAAGCACTTCACAGGGCTGGAGAACCCGCCGCCCATCACCTACGGCGAGCCGGGCAAGCGTTTCACCCTGTTCACCCAGGACCTGGGGTCGCTGGACATCGGCTCTCCCGTCTACTACCGCAAGATCCCCGTGGGCCAGGTGGTGGCCTACGCGCTGGACCCGGATGGCAAGGGCGTGAACATAGAACTGTTCATCCATGCCCCCAATGACAAATACGTCACCGAAAACACCCGTTTCTGGAACGCCAGCGGCATTGACGTGAACGTTGGCGCCAACGGTTTTGCGGTCAAGACCGAATCCTTGTCTTCCTTGCTGGTGGGCGGCATTGCCTTCCGCGCGCCAGACTACAGCCCCAACGATAAGCCGGCTGCCGCGGAGTACGCCTACGAACTGTTCGAAGACCAGCAAACCGCCCTCGCCCCGCCAAACGGCAAGCCGCAGTACCTGGCCATGCGCTTCGACCAGGCACTGCGCGGGCTCAAGGTCGACGCGCCGGTGGAATTCCTCGGTGTGGAAATCGGCAAGGTAGTGGCAGTCAATCTGGATTACGACGAGAAAAAACGTTCCTTTCCAATCAACGTCGGTATCGTGATCTACCCGCAGCGCCTGGGCCAGGCCCACATCAAAATGCTCAAGGCGCTCGATCATGACCCTAATAACGAAGCCGCCGGCGTACGCTTGATCGGCAGCTTCATCGAAAACGGCCTGCGTGCCCAGGCCCGCACCGGTAACTTCCTGACCGGCCAGCTGTACATTGCCCTGGACTTCTACCCCAAGGCCGACAAAGTCGCCTTCGATGCAAACGCACGCCCGGTCGTGATTCCGACCATTCCCGGCAGCCTCGAGCAATTGCAGGAAAAACTCGAATCCATGGTCGACAAGATCAACAAGCTGCCGATCGAGCGTATTGCCGGCAATCTCGACGGCAACCTCGTCGAACTGCGCAAAGGCATGATGCAATTCAACGGCAAGATCCTGCCCGGCGTGCAAACCACCCTGTCGGATGTCAGCAAGACCCTGGAAACCGCCAATTCGACCCTGCAGTCGGCCAGTTCGACCTTGGCCGACGATTCGCCGCAACGGGAAAAACTGGGGCAGACCCTGGATGAACTGGGACGCACGTCGAGATCCTTGCGTGATCTTTCGGATTACCTGGGACGGCATCCGGAATCGCTGCTTCGCGGCCGTCCGAACAATGCCGCCCCCGTGGATCTGCAAGGGCCACCGCGCAATTGA
- a CDS encoding paraquat-inducible protein A translates to MSTPPYADELNLCLCHTCGLACDMTFEPHECERCGAPLHRRKTNSLARTWAFMIAALVFYIPANLLPVMNTEMVGNGADSTIMSGVLEFWEAGAWDIALIIFIASIAVPGIKFVAITLLLVTVQRDSEWARKERSTLYRFVEVIGYWSMLDVIVVALVASLVKFQALADIEPRPGILFFGLVVVFTMLSAMSFDPRMIWDKERENPHNEEVTDEVTSH, encoded by the coding sequence ATGAGCACGCCTCCTTACGCCGACGAGCTCAACCTGTGCCTTTGCCACACCTGCGGGCTGGCCTGCGACATGACCTTCGAGCCCCACGAATGCGAGCGTTGCGGTGCGCCGCTGCACCGGCGCAAAACCAATTCGCTGGCACGCACCTGGGCCTTCATGATCGCGGCCCTGGTGTTCTATATCCCGGCCAACCTGTTGCCGGTAATGAACACCGAAATGGTCGGCAACGGCGCCGACAGCACGATCATGAGCGGCGTGCTGGAGTTCTGGGAGGCAGGAGCCTGGGACATCGCCCTGATCATTTTCATTGCCAGTATCGCGGTGCCGGGCATCAAGTTCGTCGCCATCACGCTGCTGCTGGTCACCGTGCAACGGGACAGCGAGTGGGCACGAAAAGAACGGTCGACGCTGTACCGCTTCGTCGAGGTCATCGGTTACTGGTCGATGCTCGATGTGATCGTGGTCGCCCTGGTGGCCTCGCTGGTGAAATTCCAGGCCCTGGCCGATATCGAACCGCGCCCGGGCATTCTGTTTTTCGGATTGGTGGTGGTGTTCACCATGCTGTCGGCAATGAGTTTCGATCCACGCATGATCTGGGATAAAGAACGGGAAAACCCACACAATGAGGAGGTCACGGATGAAGTCACAAGCCACTGA
- a CDS encoding paraquat-inducible protein A has protein sequence MATTDQLIICEHCDSVYQKVTLAKHQKTLCTRCGGVLQRYNGLTVEQRLALTFTALMLWIFANFYPVMSINLKGVKNSATLWDSVLALSLGPITFIATVAAIAMIIAPIFQLLLLIWVLGFALSGRRSPGFKFCMRWLETLRPWSMLEVCLLGAMVAVIKLAGLLDVLPGIGLFALAALSLMMIRIAGRDIRELWDLV, from the coding sequence ATGGCAACTACTGATCAGCTGATCATCTGCGAGCACTGCGACAGCGTGTACCAAAAAGTAACGCTCGCCAAACATCAAAAGACCCTGTGTACGCGCTGTGGCGGCGTGCTTCAGCGCTATAACGGCCTCACGGTGGAACAGCGTCTTGCGTTGACCTTCACCGCGTTGATGCTCTGGATATTCGCCAATTTCTATCCGGTGATGAGCATCAACCTCAAAGGCGTGAAGAACAGCGCAACGCTCTGGGACTCGGTGCTGGCCCTGAGCCTGGGGCCAATCACCTTCATCGCCACGGTGGCGGCAATCGCCATGATCATCGCGCCGATTTTCCAGTTGCTGCTGCTGATCTGGGTGCTGGGCTTCGCCCTCAGTGGGCGACGCTCGCCCGGATTCAAGTTCTGCATGCGCTGGCTGGAAACCCTCAGGCCCTGGAGCATGCTCGAAGTCTGCCTGCTGGGCGCCATGGTCGCGGTGATCAAGCTCGCCGGACTGCTCGATGTGCTGCCCGGCATCGGGTTGTTTGCCCTCGCTGCCCTGAGCCTGATGATGATTCGCATCGCCGGGCGCGACATACGCGAACTATGGGACCTTGTATGA
- a CDS encoding arylsulfatase, with product MKRLSHRSSFYIAGSLLIALNGLAQAAQTEKPNILFIVSDDTGYGDLGPYGGGVGRGMPTPSIDELAAEGTTFYSFYAQPSCTPGRAAMQTGRIPNRSGMTTVAFQGQGGGLPAAEWTLASVLKTGGYETYFTGKWHLGEADYALPNAQGYDVMKYVGLYHLNAYTYADPTWFPDMDPETRAMFTQVTKGALSGKAGEKAVEEFKINGQYVDTPVIDGKPGVVGIPYFDGYVEKAALEFLDTAAKSDKPFFINVNFMKVHQPNLPAPEFVHKSMSKSKYADSVVELDTRIGRIMDKLKALGLDKNTLVVYTTDNGAWQDVYPDAGYTPFRGTKGTVREGGNRVPAIMAWPGKIKPNAKNHDILGGLDLMATFASVAGIKLPEKDREGQPIMFDSYDMTPVITGTGPDPRKEWFYFTENELSPGAVRVGNYKAVFNLRGDDGVPTGGLAVDTNLGWKGATKYVATVPQVFDLYQDPQERYDIFMSNVTERTWTMVPISQAINKLMQTYIKYPPRKMQSMTYDGPIELSKYQKFQSVREEMQKEGINIQMPQ from the coding sequence ATGAAAAGACTCTCGCATCGCTCAAGTTTCTACATAGCAGGTTCATTACTGATAGCGCTTAACGGTTTGGCCCAGGCTGCACAAACAGAAAAACCCAATATCCTGTTCATCGTGTCCGACGATACCGGCTACGGCGATCTGGGCCCCTATGGTGGCGGCGTTGGCCGCGGCATGCCGACTCCCAGCATCGACGAACTGGCCGCTGAGGGCACAACCTTTTACTCGTTCTACGCGCAACCAAGCTGCACGCCCGGGCGAGCCGCCATGCAGACCGGGCGCATCCCCAATCGCAGCGGCATGACCACCGTGGCCTTCCAGGGCCAGGGCGGTGGTTTGCCTGCCGCCGAGTGGACGCTGGCCTCGGTGCTCAAGACCGGCGGTTACGAGACCTACTTCACCGGCAAGTGGCACTTGGGTGAAGCCGACTATGCGTTGCCCAATGCCCAGGGGTATGACGTGATGAAGTACGTCGGCCTCTATCACCTCAATGCCTACACCTACGCCGACCCGACCTGGTTCCCCGACATGGACCCGGAAACCCGGGCGATGTTTACCCAGGTGACCAAGGGCGCACTCTCGGGCAAGGCGGGAGAAAAGGCTGTCGAAGAATTCAAGATCAACGGCCAGTACGTCGATACGCCGGTCATCGATGGCAAGCCCGGTGTCGTCGGGATTCCCTATTTTGACGGTTATGTCGAAAAAGCCGCGCTGGAATTCCTCGATACCGCCGCCAAGTCCGACAAGCCGTTCTTCATCAACGTCAACTTCATGAAAGTGCACCAGCCGAACCTGCCGGCACCGGAGTTCGTTCACAAGTCGATGTCCAAGTCCAAGTACGCCGACTCGGTGGTCGAACTGGATACGCGCATCGGCCGAATCATGGACAAGCTCAAGGCGCTGGGCCTGGATAAGAATACGCTGGTGGTCTACACCACCGACAACGGCGCCTGGCAGGACGTTTACCCGGATGCCGGCTACACGCCTTTCCGTGGTACCAAGGGCACCGTGCGCGAGGGCGGTAACCGGGTCCCGGCGATCATGGCCTGGCCCGGCAAAATCAAGCCCAATGCCAAGAACCACGACATTCTCGGCGGGCTCGATCTGATGGCGACCTTCGCCTCGGTGGCCGGTATCAAGTTGCCGGAGAAGGATCGCGAAGGTCAGCCGATCATGTTCGACAGCTACGACATGACCCCTGTAATCACCGGCACTGGCCCCGACCCGCGCAAGGAGTGGTTCTACTTCACCGAAAACGAGTTGTCGCCGGGGGCGGTCCGTGTGGGCAACTACAAAGCCGTGTTCAACCTGCGCGGCGACGATGGTGTGCCGACCGGTGGCCTGGCCGTGGACACCAACCTGGGCTGGAAAGGTGCCACCAAGTACGTGGCGACGGTGCCTCAGGTCTTCGATTTGTATCAAGACCCACAGGAGCGCTATGACATCTTCATGAGTAATGTCACCGAGCGTACCTGGACCATGGTGCCGATCAGTCAGGCGATCAACAAACTGATGCAGACCTACATCAAATACCCGCCACGCAAGATGCAAAGCATGACCTATGACGGGCCGATCGAATTGTCCAAGTACCAGAAATTCCAGTCGGTACGGGAAGAAATGCAGAAGGAGGGCATCAACATTCAGATGCCTCAATAG
- a CDS encoding FAD-binding oxidoreductase — MNQYTKEHTHSYYAASAKGMRQRPALASDLTADVCVIGAGFTGINTAIELAQRGLSVILLEARRIGWGASGRNGGQLIRGIGHDVSGFARHIGADGVQYLEHAGNESVQVVANRIREHGIDCDLSWGFCELANTPAQFKAFKAEQAELIESGYAFETRLVAPEQIREQVVNSGVYAGGLVDMGSGHLHPLNLVLGEAQVAESLGVRIFEQSPVLELIHGSTVQVRCAGGTVSADTLVLACNAHLEELEPKLSGKVLPAGSYIIATEPLSEDAARQLIPHNVALCDQKVGLDYYRLSADRRLLFGGACHYSGRDPSDISAYMRPQMLKVFPQLADVRIDYQWGGKIGISANRFPQVGRLSQHPNVFYAQGYSGHGLNVTHWCAKLLGEAIHAGHSKGFDVFSAVPHMTFPGGRALRSPLLALGMFWYRMREVLG; from the coding sequence ATGAATCAGTACACCAAGGAACACACCCACTCCTATTACGCAGCGTCCGCCAAAGGTATGAGGCAGCGTCCCGCGCTGGCCTCGGACCTGACGGCCGATGTCTGCGTGATCGGCGCGGGTTTCACCGGCATCAACACCGCCATCGAGCTGGCTCAGCGCGGTCTCTCGGTGATCCTGCTGGAGGCCCGGCGAATTGGCTGGGGCGCCAGCGGGCGCAACGGTGGCCAGTTGATTCGTGGTATCGGCCATGACGTCAGCGGTTTCGCCAGGCACATCGGCGCCGATGGCGTGCAATACCTGGAACACGCCGGGAACGAGTCAGTGCAAGTCGTGGCCAATCGGATCCGCGAGCACGGTATCGATTGCGACCTGAGCTGGGGCTTCTGCGAACTGGCCAATACCCCGGCCCAGTTCAAGGCGTTCAAGGCCGAGCAAGCGGAACTGATTGAATCCGGCTACGCCTTTGAAACCCGACTGGTCGCGCCGGAGCAAATCCGTGAGCAGGTGGTGAACTCCGGTGTGTATGCCGGTGGCCTGGTGGACATGGGCTCGGGGCATTTGCATCCGCTGAACCTGGTGCTTGGCGAGGCGCAAGTTGCCGAATCCCTGGGGGTGCGGATTTTCGAACAGAGCCCGGTGCTGGAGTTGATCCATGGCAGCACGGTGCAGGTCCGTTGCGCGGGTGGCACTGTGAGTGCAGACACCTTGGTGCTGGCTTGCAATGCCCATCTGGAAGAACTGGAACCGAAGCTCAGCGGCAAGGTGCTCCCGGCGGGCAGCTACATCATCGCCACCGAGCCGTTGTCGGAAGACGCCGCCAGGCAACTGATCCCGCACAACGTCGCGCTGTGCGACCAGAAGGTCGGCCTGGATTACTACCGGCTCTCGGCTGACCGGCGCTTGCTGTTCGGCGGTGCCTGCCACTACTCCGGGCGCGATCCTTCGGACATCAGCGCCTACATGCGCCCGCAGATGCTCAAGGTGTTCCCGCAACTGGCCGATGTGCGCATCGACTATCAGTGGGGCGGCAAGATCGGCATCTCGGCCAACCGTTTCCCCCAGGTCGGGCGCCTGAGCCAGCACCCGAACGTGTTCTACGCCCAAGGCTATTCCGGCCATGGCCTGAACGTGACCCACTGGTGCGCGAAGTTGTTGGGCGAAGCGATCCATGCCGGCCACAGCAAAGGCTTCGACGTGTTCAGCGCCGTGCCGCACATGACCTTCCCCGGCGGACGCGCCCTGCGTTCACCGTTGCTGGCCCTTGGCATGTTCTGGTATCGGATGCGCGAAGTGCTGGGTTGA
- a CDS encoding polyamine ABC transporter substrate-binding protein, translating into MRLLKSVVPVALAVLFSAVAQAQPQVSVYNWTDYIGETTLVDFQAKTGIKVIYDVFDSNETLEGKLLAGRTGYDVVVPSNHFLARQVKAGAFLKLDREQLTNFKNLDPKLLALLEKNDPGNSHSVPYLWGTNGIGYNVDKVKAVLGIDKIDSWAVLFEPENIKKLSACGVSMMDSADEVFPAMLNYMGMDPRSESVEDYKKAEAKLLQIRPYITYFHSSKYVSDLANGDICVAFGYSGDVFQAANRAKEAKNGVNIAYAIPKEGANLWFDLLAIPADASNQKEAHAFVNYLLDPQVIAKVSASVGYANPNPAAKQYMDPELVNNPEVYPPQEVLDKLYISTTPPQSIMRLMTRSWSKVKSNK; encoded by the coding sequence ATGCGTCTTTTGAAATCCGTAGTCCCGGTCGCGCTGGCGGTCTTGTTCAGCGCCGTTGCCCAGGCCCAGCCACAGGTCAGTGTCTACAACTGGACTGACTACATCGGCGAAACCACCCTCGTCGACTTCCAGGCCAAAACCGGGATCAAGGTGATCTACGACGTATTCGATTCCAACGAAACCCTGGAGGGCAAACTGCTTGCCGGTCGTACCGGGTATGACGTGGTGGTGCCGTCCAACCACTTCCTCGCCCGCCAGGTGAAGGCCGGCGCGTTCCTCAAGCTCGATCGCGAGCAACTGACGAATTTCAAGAACCTCGACCCGAAACTGCTGGCGCTGCTGGAGAAGAACGATCCGGGCAACTCGCACTCGGTGCCGTACCTGTGGGGCACCAACGGCATCGGCTATAACGTCGACAAGGTCAAGGCTGTGCTGGGCATCGACAAGATCGACTCCTGGGCCGTGCTGTTCGAACCGGAAAACATCAAGAAGCTCAGCGCCTGCGGCGTGTCGATGATGGACTCGGCGGACGAAGTGTTCCCGGCGATGCTCAATTACATGGGCATGGACCCGCGCAGCGAAAGTGTCGAGGACTACAAAAAGGCCGAAGCCAAGCTGCTGCAGATCCGCCCCTACATCACCTACTTCCACTCCTCCAAGTACGTCTCGGACCTGGCCAACGGCGACATCTGCGTAGCGTTCGGTTACTCGGGCGACGTGTTCCAGGCCGCCAACCGCGCCAAGGAAGCCAAGAACGGCGTGAACATCGCCTACGCCATTCCCAAGGAAGGCGCCAACCTGTGGTTCGACCTGCTGGCCATCCCCGCCGACGCCAGCAATCAAAAAGAAGCCCACGCCTTCGTCAACTACCTGCTGGACCCGCAAGTGATTGCCAAGGTCAGCGCTTCGGTCGGCTACGCTAACCCGAACCCGGCCGCCAAGCAGTACATGGACCCTGAACTGGTCAACAACCCCGAGGTTTATCCGCCCCAGGAAGTCCTCGACAAACTCTACATCTCCACCACGCCGCCGCAGTCGATCATGCGCCTGATGACCCGTTCGTGGAGCAAAGTGAAGTCCAACAAATGA
- a CDS encoding glutamine synthetase family protein, whose translation MNVPFDQLFTWLKDHKITEVECVVSDLTGIARGKIAPTNKFLHERGMRLPESVLLQTVTGDFVDDDIYYDLLDPADIDMVCKPDADAVYVVPWAIEPTAIVIHDTFDKFGNPIELSPRNVLKKVLQLYTDKGWRPIVAPEMEFYLTQRCEDPDLPLKAPMGRSGRAESGRQSFSIDAANEFDPLFEDVYDWCELQGLDLDTLIHEDGPAQMEINFRHGNALDLADQITVFKRTMREAALKHNVAATFMAKPVGDEPGSAMHIHQSVVDIATGQPIFADADGNMSELFLHHIGGLQKYIPKVLPMFAPNVNSFRRFLPDTSAPVNVEWGEENRTVGLRVPTSSPDAMRVENRLPGADANPYLAIAASLLCGYLGMIERIEPSAAVQGRAYERRNLRLPITIEDALTQMEECDTIGRYLGSKFVRGYVAVKRAEHENFKRVISSWEREFLMLSV comes from the coding sequence ATGAATGTCCCTTTCGATCAGCTGTTCACTTGGCTGAAAGATCACAAGATTACCGAAGTCGAGTGCGTCGTCAGCGACCTGACCGGCATTGCACGCGGCAAAATTGCACCGACCAACAAGTTCCTGCATGAGCGAGGCATGCGCCTGCCGGAAAGTGTCCTTCTGCAAACGGTAACCGGGGACTTTGTCGACGACGACATCTACTACGACCTGCTCGACCCGGCCGATATCGACATGGTCTGCAAGCCGGACGCCGACGCCGTCTACGTGGTGCCATGGGCCATCGAGCCGACTGCCATCGTGATCCACGACACCTTCGACAAGTTCGGCAACCCGATCGAACTGTCGCCACGCAACGTGCTGAAGAAAGTCCTGCAGTTGTACACCGACAAAGGCTGGCGGCCGATCGTCGCGCCGGAAATGGAGTTCTACCTGACCCAGCGCTGCGAAGACCCGGACCTGCCGCTCAAGGCGCCAATGGGCCGTTCGGGCCGTGCCGAAAGCGGTCGTCAGTCGTTCTCCATTGACGCGGCCAACGAATTCGACCCGCTGTTCGAAGACGTCTATGACTGGTGCGAACTGCAAGGTCTGGACCTCGACACGCTGATCCACGAAGACGGCCCGGCGCAGATGGAAATCAACTTCCGTCACGGCAACGCCCTGGACCTGGCCGACCAGATCACCGTGTTCAAGCGCACCATGCGTGAAGCGGCGCTCAAGCACAATGTGGCGGCAACCTTCATGGCCAAGCCGGTCGGCGACGAGCCTGGCAGCGCCATGCACATTCACCAGAGCGTGGTGGACATCGCCACCGGCCAACCAATCTTCGCCGATGCCGATGGCAACATGAGCGAGCTGTTCCTGCATCACATTGGCGGCCTGCAGAAGTACATCCCGAAAGTGCTGCCGATGTTCGCGCCGAACGTCAACTCGTTCCGCCGCTTCCTGCCGGACACCTCGGCACCGGTGAACGTCGAATGGGGCGAAGAGAACCGCACCGTCGGCCTGCGCGTGCCGACTTCAAGCCCGGACGCCATGCGGGTCGAGAACCGTCTGCCGGGCGCCGACGCCAACCCGTACCTGGCCATCGCCGCCAGCCTGCTGTGCGGTTACCTGGGCATGATCGAGCGCATCGAGCCGAGCGCTGCGGTACAGGGCCGCGCCTATGAGCGTCGCAACCTGCGCCTGCCGATCACCATCGAAGACGCCCTGACCCAGATGGAAGAGTGCGACACCATTGGCCGTTACCTGGGCAGCAAGTTCGTGCGCGGCTACGTCGCGGTCAAACGCGCCGAGCACGAGAACTTCAAGCGGGTGATCAGTTCGTGGGAGCGTGAGTTCCTGATGCTCAGCGTTTAA